One window from the genome of Candidatus Omnitrophota bacterium encodes:
- a CDS encoding glycosyltransferase family 2 protein, which translates to MGTLIAKIVFWFLMALTVFIYFLYPLVLAFIAKIMGREPVKADITPFVSLIVPMHNEEKVAKEKVENILALDYPKDKLEVIFALDGCTDRTKEIISWYNNTAVKILETNERGGKVAVLNHAVPSAKGEIIVFSDANSMHEQDTLRKIVRNFADEKVGCVSGILKYKEADATSVGKGENLYWKYEHFMKVNESRLGKLLVTNGSIQAVRKALYPYPSPDVADDFSIPLIIQSKRYKVLYEPEAIVYERATQSLKEEFDQKVRIISQGMKGVVLLWRDLLRLSPMGIFELLFHKVIRWYVPFCMILVFLLNILLLGEPIYRFLFILQIAFYICAFMGFLFRHKTKTKIFYIPFYFCLINFASLVAVYKFFKGEQTRTWDKAHSTRIEIASPLRGSQ; encoded by the coding sequence ATGGGAACTCTGATAGCAAAAATTGTATTTTGGTTTTTAATGGCGCTGACGGTGTTTATCTATTTTCTATACCCCCTGGTTTTGGCATTTATAGCAAAGATAATGGGTAGGGAACCTGTAAAAGCCGATATAACGCCTTTTGTAAGCCTTATCGTGCCTATGCATAATGAGGAGAAGGTAGCGAAAGAAAAGGTGGAGAATATCCTGGCGTTGGATTACCCCAAAGATAAGCTTGAGGTTATTTTCGCCCTTGACGGCTGCACCGACAGGACAAAAGAGATTATATCATGGTATAATAACACGGCTGTAAAGATACTGGAAACTAACGAAAGAGGTGGGAAGGTTGCTGTTTTAAACCATGCCGTTCCATCAGCAAAAGGAGAAATCATCGTATTTTCAGATGCCAATTCTATGCACGAGCAGGATACCTTGCGTAAAATAGTAAGAAATTTTGCCGATGAAAAAGTAGGGTGTGTTTCGGGTATTTTGAAGTATAAAGAGGCAGACGCAACCTCGGTTGGCAAAGGGGAAAATCTATATTGGAAGTACGAGCACTTCATGAAAGTCAACGAAAGCAGATTGGGCAAACTGCTTGTGACGAACGGCTCAATTCAGGCAGTGCGTAAAGCGTTGTATCCGTATCCGAGTCCTGATGTAGCCGATGATTTCAGCATACCGCTTATTATACAATCTAAGAGATATAAGGTGCTGTACGAGCCCGAAGCCATAGTTTATGAAAGAGCGACCCAGAGCCTAAAGGAAGAGTTTGATCAAAAGGTAAGGATAATATCGCAGGGGATGAAGGGGGTAGTTTTGCTCTGGAGGGATCTTTTGCGACTATCACCAATGGGGATCTTTGAGCTTTTATTCCATAAAGTAATAAGATGGTACGTGCCATTTTGTATGATATTGGTTTTTCTTTTGAATATACTGCTCTTGGGTGAACCTATATACCGCTTTTTATTTATATTGCAAATAGCTTTCTATATTTGCGCTTTTATGGGATTTTTGTTCCGCCACAAAACTAAGACGAAGATTTTCTACATACCTTTCTATTTTTGTCTTATTAATTTTGCATCTTTAGTTGCGGTTTATAAGTTTTTCAAAGGAGAACAGACAAGGACGTGGGATAAGGCCCATAGCACACGAATAGAGATTGCTTCGCCCCTTCGGGGCTCGCAATGA